From Salminus brasiliensis chromosome 12, fSalBra1.hap2, whole genome shotgun sequence:
ATCAAAGTGGTATCTGAGCTTAAGCTAAATAAGCGCTCTTGATAAGGTTAAGGTCATTTCAATGACATGATTCAATGCTATACAGGAATTATTCTGCAATTGAGTCAGTATTGAACAGTGGTGGTATGTAATTTTAGCAGAAGATATGAGATGAGTGAAGCCTCAGGCTGGTAATGTAAGCTGTtgtgggggggaaaaaacattcCTTTTCCATAATCTGAAGCTAATATCCTGTTCTACTTTTGTTATTAGCTCCGTGACCAGCAAATAAGCTTGTAATTTCCTGCAGCATTACAACACCATGACGAAAACAGGAAAATTCCTCTTCCTGCTTCAATCAGTGTAACAGATTTGGCATGACATTTACACTACGATGCAGTATTGCCACCTCAAGCTCTGATTCTCTTTGCTGAATGCAAGGACACAGTGAAGGTCGCTGAAAGTGTTCCTACCTGCTCTTGTCCTAACACCAAAACTCCTTGTGGTTTGATTGGATGATATGGTGCCAGATTCTCCCCGCTTCCCCTCATCACCCCATCCTGGAAGGCTTCCCACACTCCGTCGCGCGTTGTCCAGGTAACGCAGATGTGATGCCATTTCCCGTCATTGATCAAAAATGGCAGCTTAGCAACCTGAGgtgaaataaatgtgtttttactgaCACACTTGTAAAAAAGGAGGTTCTTCAAAAAGGTTATTTAATAAATGCAATggttatatatagaaccatgacaattcAAAGAGCCCTCTGAATGGTTTAGCCTCTGAGGCTGTCTATTTTATAGAACCTGTTAAAAAAGCTTCTGTTCTTATAAGTCAGGGGAAATTGTGTTGATACTATATAGGACTGTTTATTATCTTCTATAGTGGGGAGGATCCAATAACAGTGAGGGCCTTTAGTGGAAGCTTTCATCATTTGGCCTAGATTTGGCCTAGAGAAATGTTAAGTTCTTAACACTTTACCATGTCAAGAACCTCATATTTGTACTCAAGACCAGTCATAATGGATGTACTCTGCATTTTAGATCTGGCAGCTGTGATGTACAGATGTATTATTCATTGATTCCCAATAAACTGTTCACTACAGTTCTTTTAGACAGCTTCTGCTAATAATTATGAATTCTGTgtcaatttaatatattaaaagtaTTCTTTCAATAATAACTGACCACATCAGTCTGGTCCTAAACAATGCACATAAATGTTAGAAGAATGTTTACCTTGTCATTGATTAGAATTTCCATAGGGTTGTTTCCCCACTCAATAAGAACGAGCTCGTTGGCCTGACCGGGAACGGCATATGAGAAGGGGGTTCCCACCCCTGGAGACGCATTGGATTTAATCCACATGCACACGGTGAAGGCATACATCTCTGGCAGACTCTTTTTGACCTTGGCATACATGTAGTTGGTTCTCAGAGGGAACGTCAGCTGGAATTTGTCCAGTGGTCTGTTTTCCTTCTGACCTGTAGGTTGGTaaaaagaaatgtctttaaagcaTCTGTAGGAGGTGCTATTTCTCTGCACTTCTTGTTGCAAAAGAAGAACAGCCAGAATCATCTGAAATGCACAGGCATGATGACTTGTTCACAGTAACATCTGCAGTGTAGACTGAAACAATTGATCTCTTTAAGGAGAACTAAGTACGGGAGATTGCCTAATGTTTCATTTAGAATTGGATTCAGTACTCTAAATGTTTTGATGAACTTAAAACCATTCTAGGTTGAGGGCTATTAATAAAGTATCTTTCTCTTCCCAATTCATTTGGGGCTGAACAGCACTGTATCATCCCTTATTTACTCCCTCCTGATTTCTGCCACCGTGCTTGATGCCTATTATGCGATGACGCACGTGAAAGGGGGGGGGAAGGTTCAGGGACtgggacagtttttttttttttcagggggTGGAGGCGGGGCATGCGCAAAAAGGGCTCCTGAAACCCACTTAATCCCACCACTCCTATGCTGTAAAACTGGCTTCGCATAACTGGAATTGAAAAGCAATGCAGTTctcccccccgcccccctctctctcttcctccccctcTTCCAGCTCATCACTGAGCCTCACTGGTGCCCCTAATCAAACGAGTCAAACGTTTGTCAAAAGTATTTTTTGTTCTAATGCAACACTGAACGAGCTCGTACCGAGGACTCGCCTATCATTTGCGTTTTTTTGCGTTTTGTACATAAATGCAAAAACATCAAAAGAAGTCCATGCTCACCTTTCTCCAGGTCGGTGATGCGCTGGTGCAGGGAGGTGAGGGTGGACTCGACGCGCGCGCGCTGTTCCGTATCGTTCCGCAGCCCGGGCTTGGCGCCCTCCTCCAGGCTGTTGACGCGGGACAGCACCTGCTTCTCCAGGTCGTCGATCTTACTCTGGAGCAGATCCTTCAGACTGTTCGCCTGCACCGAGCTGTTATTGCGGCTGAATtgctgtggggaaaaaaaacaaaaccgaAATGCGACACGCATTTGTTACCATTTCAGCGCAAACGCAAACGCGCAGAGCTTTTTATAGCTGATGTAAAACGAGGGAAGAAGGAGAAGGGCAAAAAACATTCTTCTCGATTTCCACCGAGGACACAGAGAACTGCCAGGAAGGTGGATTAAGTACTTTAAGGGCTTTAGTGCCTCAGGTTGGTGCAGAGTGAGCAGAGTGCTAAATCTGTTGGTCTTAGACTGCTGTCCTCAGGTGTACTCGCTGGGATTCCATTATTAGTTTTCCGGATTAGCCTGTGCCTGTGGACCTCCACTAAAGCTGAGATGTATTTAAATACCGGAGAGTTTGACGTTACTTGGATTTGTAAATGCTCCAGAATACTCCAGGAATACTCCAGAACCTTCACGGATTGTGAAATGGTCCAAGATAATAAGACAATATAAAACAACAAAGCAAacatgtttaatttttaataactaaataaacaacAGTTGCACATTTACTGACATTCAATAAAAAGGTGATACGGTAGGAAAAGCATCAAAACATCCTGCTAAAAAGTACAGATGGTGCAAAGTTACTGATCATTAAATGAAAAAGGGACACGAATACAGTAACAGATAATGAATTAATCCAATAACCCCattaataaaaaactaaaataaaaaaacagttgtTATTcacaacaatacaaataaaatgacagtaaaataatgaataaactaCTTACAAACTTAAACAACTTTGAAGCTAAAACTCAACCCTAAcctttaatgttttaaaaacagcaacaaaagTACCATAGATTGAGTAGATGCCTCTTTACATACCTCCAGGTTTTCCAGCCTTTGTTTCAGGGACTGTAAAGTCTGGGACAGCTGCGTTAGAGTGTCCGTTGGCCCCCTGGATACATCCCCCATGGTGTTCTTGGAACCCGGCTccttcctccttcctcctcctcctcctccaccaccaccaacacctcCTCCTCGCAGTTCCCCAGCTTCGGGTGCGCTCTGGCTCTCGCAGCGCGCGAGTTTGGAGGTGAGCTCGCGGATGGTCTCCTTCTGGTTCATGATGGTTTCCTTCTGCTGCAGCACGGTCTCCCTCAGCTGCATCACCGTGCTCTTCAGGTCCTCCCCGGGCACGCTGTTCTGCAGGGTCGCCGCGCACAGGTCCACGTCCTTGGGCACGGACGTACAGATGAACTGCGTTTGGCCGAAGTCCTGCGCCCAGCCCTCGGCCAGGacgcagcagcagcacagtgcGAGAAGTCTCCAGCGCGCTCCTCTGGCTCGGGCCTCCATGCTGGCGCTGAGTTCAGCACCACGGAGCTGTCCATAAACTGTAATCCCGTTGAAGGCGCGCAACTCCTTTATATAATCACGCGCGCTCTGCGGCGAGCTGGAGGGGGGGTGCTACGTAATGAAGGGGAGGAGCAGAGGAAAgagggggaggagggagggagagggattCTTTGTGGTGGAAAAGAGCGGCAATGCCAGCAGCTGAAGCCGTTCAGGTCCAGCAGCGAAAGCGGATGTTGAATATTTCATAGCTAGGACGATTTGTCATTTCTCGCcctctgtgtttatttacaggGGCGCCTATTGCGTGCGCAGTGTCCCAGTGTCAGGGTTTAGTTAAACTGTGCTTTGCATGGCATTGAAAAAGTAACGCACTGcattcactcatttactcatttactccATTCAAATGTCCACATCGTTTCCAACATGCATACAACATACAGGATACTGTACGCAAACAGGATCTGAATAGGACCACATACtttatttgagcaatgccatattcataaagaaccatttttttgtaatacagatgttacctttaaattgataaagaataTTTGCATCAAGAGAaacttctatggcatcactcaaataatcatttgtagcagctttatttttaagtgtataTCGTGGGTTTCCTATTTTACCAGGCAaaaaccatttaaacattcaatggtttctttgagttgtcatagtTTTATACGAAACCTTTGCCTTTGTTTAAAGGCTCCTAAGGTCTCTTTAAGGATGGTAATCGTTAGCACAGAGTGTTCACAACACATAGTCATCTATCTATAAGCAAGACCTCCAGTCAGATTCCTAAATACTTGGACCATGACCACGGCAAACTCAAGGGATTTGAAAGGAAGCAATTAAGATACATTTGAAGTGTAgaccttcagctttaattcaaggagGTTCTACAGATACAATGGAGAACATTTTCAAAGCTTAATGAACTTACTGTCATAATGGTTAATGCCAATTTAAGAGTTCTTCCAATAACCtttgtataaatatatttacgTTTGAAGAGGTTCATCACAATCACAAATCTCTTTTGGCTCTCTGAAGAACCATTCATGGAAgtaccaaaagtggttgttctatggcCTAGTGCTATGGCAAAGTCCTTAGATGTTATGGGTTGGAGAATACCACAGTAATGAGGTTCAGGGAGTTCCTCAATGTTTCATCCACTTCTACTGCTACCGTGAAGTGTGATGTAACAAGGTTCAAGTTCACAGAATGTCGGAGAGCTTGTAAAAATGTGCCTATTACCaccttaaataaataatttagctCTTAGAATGAGTGTATTGATCACGTAGGCTTCTGTTGTTCCAGTAATTGAAGGCTGTTTTGGCATCCACCCAAGCGTCACTAATTTAGTCAACATCTGAGGACTATCGCAAGAAGAACAACTTGAATTAGCAACGAACACATAATTGTGAGATCAAATTTGTTATCGATCCCAAACAGCtggcaaaagaaaatggaagcCTGCGAtcaatgtgtgtgttcagaatAAACTCAACCTGGAGAGCACTCACATCGAGTAATACTAAAggaagactataaaggagagcTTTTATTGAAGTTGGTGAAGAAATTGGTTTGAAGAACCAGACGACAGAACCAgatcacacccacacacttcacacacatgcTCAGAAGCAGCAGTGTTGTCTTTTACATCATGTGTTCTCTCCTAACTCAGCAGATCTCAAGGTCTTCTCTGTCACACTAGGTTGGGAGAATTCTcctaaagaaagaaagcaaggtTGATGCAAGATCTGCATTGCTTGTGGATCTACATACATTTACAATCTTTCTCATGTTAGAAACTAAGCATACTTTAGTAACAAGGTTTACCTTATAAAGGCatctaaaagggttctttgtagGGATGTCATGGAAgaaaggttccttaaagaaccttttagtggatggttcttcaTAGAAGATCTTTGGAAAATGAGATGTGAGTGTAATGAACCTTCTTAATGTTTAAGAAACTTTCAAATCTTGTAAATCAATTACATATTTGGTCCTCTAATTTCTTTCATTCCTGATTTTTTTAAGTCAGTTGATCTAATGTCTTCTCTTAAACCtttttaggattagcactgttTACAACAGTCATCTATCTAAAAACAACACATGTTGTGAAAGGTTCACAACAAGGTGTAGCTTTGCATATGTTCAGATGTCATATGTTTTGTCAGTTCTTGTTCAGTTGCATGTAACTGTGTaactgtgtatatattttttatgttagcAACTAATGAGCCTTAATGAACACTTCACAACTCTCTAATTTGTTCACTGTAAGCTAACTAGAATATCACTGCTGTTGATCAAAACCTTTATAGcaaaaggggaaaaaatttTAACTTTCAGTGTAAGCCAATGTAAAACAACATTATtcataagtcattttggagcatttctattggtccatttggtACATACAATGTGGAAGAGAATGGCTACCAGATTCATAGTATGTCACAAAGTAAGAAATGGCAAAAattaagatacaaggtttttacatgacaatgacaaaatactaaatgtctgtttattttgtggtaacatttaaaatgaaaagttGGTGGTACTGGTGCTTATGAAAAGATAATTGATCACAGTTGTGAATTCAATTGAGTATTACTAACACAGTCTTTAACCCTATCCACCACCACGCTCATGGCTGCACAATCCTCTGTGCCTTCCACAGCAGTATCCAGGTATTTGCAATACTTGCATGACTCATCATGTCTCTACACAATAAGCACAACACAAGCAACTTCATTTCACCTCAtttcacacataaacacataataACAGGTTTAACCGTCCCTGAACCTGCCAAATGGCATTTAACTGAATTCAACTGAAGAATCTCTTGGCCTTTGAGATTTGATATTAGAAACTTTGAAACTCTAAATAAAAATTCTTGGTTTATGATTATGGAATAATATAGTGAAGACAGGCCTGTTACTTTATTGAGTACAAATACTGCAGGTCCGTTATCATCCGCTTACGCTGAGGTCTAACTACTTTGACATAACTCTATAACAGTTATGTAACCCAAGTCCATCAACGGTAGAGCAAAACATTATGTTCGGTGTTTTGCTCTTAGCTCAGGTGATTGATTTTCCACACTTTGTACTCCCAGACCAAGAGGAAGTGACACGCTTTGGTTCAAGTCCATAATGTAAATTGCGTTTGCCATCCCCCTCCTTCCTTTTTCACACTGACCACTGCTGTTTTGGCCCAGCTCGGATTAAGGCTTCTTCTTAGCTGACATTAAACAAGACGTGTAAAGTGGAATTAAATGGACAGGAAAAGAGCTTTATGGATTTTAAGCCCAGGACCTAACCCCATAGGTTTCCGAGGTCCCTATTACAACACAGCTTTTTATACCCTTAtcctcaaaaaaagaaaagacaaaaaaaagggcaaaggcgaatgatttgtttttaaagcTCCTCGGATCGCCTTTTGGCTTGTTAAAGAGGTATACAATGCTTGCTTTGGTATGATGTAACTGTCTGGATGTTGTGTAACAGCTGTCAAGGCTGTTCCTCTGTAGCTTCACAGGAAAATAGTTGGAAAATGGCTGTGCATAAGGGTGTAAAGGGGGTGTCTTACCTACGTCCAATATCTTTTCAAAGAGGAACACTTTACTTCAGGTATTCAAAGACAAAGATTGCAATACATTAAGCAATGGTTATAAGCTGTTATAACTTATTTGACTGACAACATAACCTGTAAGCCATATGCTTACAATTCATAATGCATAATCAAGATAGAAATAAAGTGTAATGGATGTTAATAAGTATTTAGAGCCATATTTACAATGCACCATGGATGCATTATAGCAAGGGTACCCAGtcttggtcctggagatctacaaCCCATTTCTCTTTAATGGGCATAGAACATTTGCTATTCACACAAACTTAAATCGCATATACAAAAAATGCTTCATTAAAAGGTTCTTATAGAAACCAAAACACATTCGTCTATgccatatattaatatatatatgtgttttataacAATATATAGATAGTGTATCATCTCAACTCTGGACAGTTTTGTCCACTTTCAGTTCTTTGACTGCATATATAGTGTAGAATACAATGCAGATTCAGGCACTTTTGTATGGTGGGTCATTAAGTGGGCAAAAGCTCCCGGAGAGTAGAAATTGTTCGGGTGATTTGTAGAACAAGGAGTGAACGCTGTCCGCCTTACAGAGCAGAAACGTGTCCGCAGGGAGCCGTGTACAGCACTACTGACTGGTAGATGGAGCctttcatcattattattagataGTTGCTTAGCTGTTGCCAGTTTTGCAGAAAGAGGCAGACGAGCGTGAGCGCTAATGGGTCTGGATGTAGCGATCAGCCACTGCAGGCTTGGTGCGGGAAACATAATGCAGGACGCATCGGTGCCAAGAGAAGACCTGTCCAAACTGCTGTTCTTCTGAGTTTGTGCtgcttctcactctctctcttcccactGTTCCTTCTCATTCTTctaccttttctctcttttgcttttctctttctctctttttatcatTCTCCGctgttgtttctttctctctctttgtctttctgcgtctctctccttttctctcttttctctctgtctctctttctccccccttGTTTTTCGTTTGCTGTTATTCTTTGTCTCTTGCCCTTTGTttcttctccctccctctctctctctctctctctctctctcacgcttgcactctctctctttctctctttctttactgttctttcttttgctttttctaTTTGTCCCTCCTGTCTTTTGCCATttctcattctttttttttgctccctctctcactcacttcctgtcattcacacacacacgcacgcacattGCAAAGCAGCCTTCCAACTGTTGTTGTCTGCTCTTAAATAATACATCCAATCATGCAGTAGCTACACATTCAGCTAGGACAAAGATCAATGCTTATTTTTTATGAGCTGTACTCAGCTGTACTTTAACACCccacttctttctttctccctgtccctgtccctctctctctctctctctctctctctctctctctctctctctctctctctcgctttctctcttgcCTGCTTCCTCACCTCACCTTCTGATTAGATAAATAGCAGAGCCAGTGTCCTCTGAGCTGCCTTGTGCTGATTTTGGTTGGTTTGATTGGTTTTGTAGTGTGAAGAGCTAAAGTGGCAATGCTAAAGTTGCTAATAAATGGAAAAGTTTGCCTTTCATGGACAGTTCAATTTGTAGTTCAGCATATATTTCTATAGATATTGAACTATTAAGGTTCTGCTATGCACTCTTACAAATGAAAGTGCTACACATGATTAGTTGAGTGTGAGGAATCTTTGAAATGCTTGAACCTTCAAATGATGAAAAAGTTCTTAACCAACTTCAAAGGTTTTTCACATTCATACATCTTGAATGGTTCAAAAAttgattctttaggaaaccaaaaTAGATCTTTGGCACTGTTACAGATGGAGGTGATGGGgaatttataaaatgtagatGGTCATGGTGCCGTCCACTGAATTTGACATGTGTTCGGGTTCAGCTTTGGGAGGCAGCCTGATTATCCATTTTTCATCTTCTTCTAGGCTACAAAATGACTGAAAGCTTTGATGGTTTTGGGTTCAGCTACAGCATCCAGAAATCCTGCAGCAGAGGCAAACTCCAAGAGCATGCAGAGTAACAGAAAGTAGCAGTGTTCAAGGTATTAATTCAAATAATAGTCATTATCAAGCCGAAGGAACcataaaacttttaattaaaaacacagtGTTAACTCTAAACCTCATGCAATGCCAGGTTGTTTGCCTGCATGCCAGGCTACAATTAGTTGGGCAGGGTTGCCAGCCAAAACCTTTGCTTAAAACCTGTTCACTAGAAGCTGAAACTTTAGACCCCACAAACATTTATGTTAAACATAAATTCCCCACagtgttaaggttagaattaggaccaAGGCTATGTTTAGGACCAGGGTGAGGCTTAGATTTAGATTTGGATTAAgtttaaagttaaggttaggattatgaTTGAGACTAGGACTAGATTTAGGACCAGGGTGTGGGTTAGATGTAGGGTTGGTTTAAAGGTTAACGACCAAGGGTAGGGTTGTAAGTGTAAGTTAAATGTAAGTTATAATCTAAAGCATCtaatttttcaaaataaagTTTTCTTCCATATATAGCCTATATCATTCAAccttattgtcattatactaatacagggttgtacagtacagcaaaacactgttaggctaggATATGATACAATAGTGCAGGGACAATATATACAAcacaagaaaaatatatataaatatgtgcatGCATTTCCTTGAttttcagtgaaaaacatgcatctccatttttttatgtttttagttttctatcgtttaaaccctgtagctgctctgtacactgtgtgaagaaTTCAGGATAAGTAGACCAGTATAAATGTCCTGAATTACTTGTAATatactgttattttacattaacattaattCAAAGTTGGGTGAAATATTTTaaccttcttctgtaaagtcaccattttggacaTGTTTTacattggacagcaacgatatgtgcaaatgtgtgcatgaatgGCAGGTGATACTTATAGTAAAATGGAATAGATATATAGACTAGCAATGTGTTGTGCATGTAAtggaagagtaaaacagggagttcCGGAGTGTATGCTGAGGTACACCAGTCTGGTATTATAGCAGCATTACACATGTAAAGAAGGTGTGCAGTGCAATAATGAGTATAGTAGTTAGCATTCAGGTAGAGAGATCAGAGAGATCATCTCAGCCTTGTGGGCATCCTGTGCTGAGTGTAAGGGTGGGGGAGGTGTGGTCTACCAGTAAGGAAATCCATGATCCAGTTTCAGAGTGTGTGACTTATTCCAAGAGTATCAAGTTTGAAGACCAGTCTGGATGGGATGTTAAAGTGTGTTAAAGGCAGAACTGAAGTCAACAGTTCCCTCCAGAGAGTTGAGTGCAGAGTACATTGCTAGTGAATCATCATCAATAGATCTCATAGCATGGTAGGCAAACTGATGAGGGTCCAGAGTGTTAGGAAGGCTGTTCTTCACTACagatacttacctggcaggggagatattatgatcaagaaggtggtttaCCATGGGCGAGGCTCAGCCATTACACTTTGGTTGAGCTGACCCCTGCAAATTCCcaaaatgtgggaatctcgactgcataatttctggtagtcgGGGCCTGTGtttgtacttgtacagagcaaTGGCAATAAAGTTGAATCTACCTATGGAATCTAATCTTTATGTGAGCCAAGATCAGCCTTTTGAAGCACTTCATTATGATGGGTGTAAAAGCAATGGAACAGTCATTCAGGCAGGAGATGGTGAGTTTCTTTGGAACTGGGATGATGGTTATGGCTTTAAATCAAGCAGGCTATCGGTTGTTCAGTTCAGCCAGGACGGAGGTGGccatggaagtcaatgtaaaaagatgtaATTCCCAGGTATTTGGGAATATTTATATTGCTCTATTCACATCAAAtttgtgacacaatgtaaataacagcTGTCAGATTTACATTGTATTAAATAAGTGACCCTTTTCCGTTTTCCAAAAATTAGGTCTTTGCACAACAACAATGATATACAGACATTTTTGAATGTTCAAAACATGACCTCAAGCTGGCTATCAGCCATTAAAACTGCCACTTTTCTGCCTCTTCTACATGCATGTCTTTAGGTTTGGTATACATTAATAACacaatttatttttcattttacaaaataaattcTCTCCAAACACTTTTCCAAATCCAAAAAATAATGCATCCTGCAAATGTGTCATTCTGAATTTCGAGGTCAgacataaaaaaatagaaaagaaaaagttcACATTCTTGTTAAGTTGTTGGTCACATGGAACCAAGAATGATGTCATGAACCAGTAACATATGAATTTTTGagcaagtattgggacacctgctcgttcattgtttcttccaaaatcaagtgtattcAAAAggactttatcctgcttttgttggagtaactttctactggattttgaagcatttctttgaggatttgattgcattcagtgacaagagtgttaatgaggtcaggatgttggatgacaccctacctcatccccaactacccaaaagtattgtatggagtccacaaacattgggacaTATGGGGTATTTTAAATATAACATTGCTATTCTTGGACAGTTGATGCTGATTACATTTGTGTTGTCTTTATTGCCTGATCCAAAACAGAGTAAATGAATGGATCGAATCGAATGGATTCTGCCTTTgctctttctctgtgtttaaAATCTTTTCAGACCTTGAAGACATTTTGTCCTGGCCCTCACCACTGCAGTGCACCAGCAAGTGTATATCCAAG
This genomic window contains:
- the nptx1l gene encoding neuronal pentraxin 1 like, which encodes MEARARGARWRLLALCCCCVLAEGWAQDFGQTQFICTSVPKDVDLCAATLQNSVPGEDLKSTVMQLRETVLQQKETIMNQKETIRELTSKLARCESQSAPEAGELRGGGVGGGGGGGGGRRKEPGSKNTMGDVSRGPTDTLTQLSQTLQSLKQRLENLEQFSRNNSSVQANSLKDLLQSKIDDLEKQVLSRVNSLEEGAKPGLRNDTEQRARVESTLTSLHQRITDLEKGQKENRPLDKFQLTFPLRTNYMYAKVKKSLPEMYAFTVCMWIKSNASPGVGTPFSYAVPGQANELVLIEWGNNPMEILINDKVAKLPFLINDGKWHHICVTWTTRDGVWEAFQDGVMRGSGENLAPYHPIKPQGVLVLGQEQDTLGGGFDATQAFVGDMANFHIWDRKLTVGEIYNLATCSSKAQVGNVFSWLETSIEIYGGASKWTFEACRQLN